GCGGTCTGGGCTCGCGAAAACTGCAATGTCGACCGGGTAGGACCGGCCACTGGCGGAAGGGCTGCGCCTGACTGTGTGCTGAGGCCGCGTTTGGATATGACTCTTCGGGTATCCGAGGTCCTCCACCAGGCGTCGCGCAAATACTTGCACGGCGTCTACTTCCTCCGGAGTCGCCCGCACAGGCGTCTCACTGATGTAGTCCTTGATGTATCCGTCGCGGAGGGGCGCTTCGCTCGCCAGCACGTCCGTCATGCGACTCCTTCAGCTCATATCCAGAGGCTGAACCCAGTCCGACCCTAGGGCGGGGCAGCGCGCGCCAGCCGTCGACGCACTGCGGGGCTTCGTGACGGCATAACATATCGCCCTTCAATCACCGGCGCACACCCGGCACACGCAAGTGGGGCAACCGTCATCCCGTAGCCATCGACCCGCCTGTCCGGGGAGCGGGCCGCCGCCCGGCTCGCCACGTCAAGACGGCCTTGACGGCTCACGCGGACGCTGGCGGGTCGGGCGCGATCTGCTCGGCTCGCCAGCGTCGTCCGGCGGCGGGCGAGATGGCTCCCCACGGCCACCCTCAGACCGTGAGCCGCCGACGGTGCCTCAGCCATCCTGGAGCCGGAGGCACTCCCCGGAGGCGCAGTAGCCGCAACCCCGCTCACCACCCGGCAGCCGCCGACGGACCCGGCTTGCGCTCCCCTACGCTGCGCGGACTGCTGGCCGCGCGGCGCGGCGGGCGCCGGCCCACCACCCCACCGGACAACGGCCTCTCGTCATACGGCGGCCTAATGGGCTACCCGCCCTCTGCGTCAGCCGCCGGGCGCATGCCTTGACAGCGGCACGTGCGGCCCGTTCGGGGCCGCCCTGAGGCCTATAAAACGCACAGAAAGTGCTTTTAGTCTCCGGCGGCAGCCGGCTGTCTCCGTCGGCTGATGCGTGGCAACGCGTTCGCCAGGTGATCTGCGTCAGTGGTTCATTTCGGTACTCTGAGCTGGCGTTCTGCGGCGTAAGGCCTGACCTGAGCGTGAGGCCTAAAGGGCAGCGAAGGGACGATCAGATGCAGGGTTGTTTGTCTGCAAGGTTTCGGTGAAGATGGCCCAAGCAACGGGGGAAAAGCTGAGCATCCCCGAGGCGGGGGCCTTGGAGTCGCGTACGTCGACGTGGGTGCCCCGGTCGCGGACCTCGACGCACTGGCCGTTGTTGCCGGAGCGGGTGGAGGTGCGCCAGATGTTACGCTCCATGCTTGATCAGCTCCTTGATGAACTTGAGGGACTCGGCCGGCGACCTGGCGAGCATCCTCAGATTGTCGTACGCGGCGGTCACTCGCGCCAGGTCACGGCTCGACTCCAGGAACAGCTCACCGGCCAAGGTCTCTACGTAGCCCAGGGGCGGCTCGTCCTGCTCGAACGTGAGCAGGGCGAACCCGCTGGTGATCGCCAGGTGGGCGCCGGCCTCGAACCTCAACACCTGGATGGTGATGTTCGGCAGTCGGCTCACCGTGACCAGGTGTTCGAGCTGTTCGCGTAGCACCTCCGGGCCGCCGACCTCGTTGCGTAGCGATGCCTCGGAGAGGATCGCGTGCAGCCGCAGCGGGTTCGGCTGCCGGTGCAGCGCCTCTTGCCGGGTCATCCGGGCGGAAACCCGCTGCTCGATGCTCTCCTGGTCGGTCTCCCGGCCGATAATGTTCACCTCACGGGCGTAGCGCTCGGTTTGAAGTAGGCCGGGCACCAGCATGGGCTCGAAGTTCTTGAGTTCGACGGCTTCGTTCTCGTAGGCGATGTAGGTGGCGTACTTGCCGCCGATGCGTTGCCACCAGCCGTCTTCGCGCAGGTCGCGGGCCTGCTCCAACAACGCGGTGGCCGGCTCCTCGTCGATCCGCAGGCCGTACGCGACCAGCAGCTCCATGACGTCGCCGACGCGGAGCCTGATCTCGCCGGACTCGATCCGGCTGATCCGGGACGTCGAGCAGCGGATGATCTTCGCGGTCTCATCGCCGGTCAGACCCTTGGCTTCGCGGAGTTTGCGCAGCTCTCGGCCGAGGCGGCGGGATCGGGGCGTGGCGGGAAGGAATCGAGACATGCAGGAATTCTGCATCAAGGAACAGCACCGTGTCTGCCCCGGATCAAGTTCTGCCCATGTCGATCATGCGCATCATCTTGCGCTGGTATCACTTGATGCGGGACTCTGGTCGCGGCAAGCTACCGGGCAGCGTCGGAGCGTGCGGTGTGGACCGTCCTCGACGTGTCGCAGGTGGAACGTCTCTTGACCACCCTCGGAGGGGCGAACGGTCGTGGGTCGGGGTGCGGCAACACTCCGGCCTGCGACCTCGCCGAGAAGGTGAGCGTGTTCGTGGTACTCGTACTCGGGGTCTCGTTGATCGTGCTCGGTGGGTCGGCGTTGAGCTTCGCGCTCGGGCTCGGCGTCCAGGTGCGGTCCGCGTGGTGTTCGCGGTGTGGACGGTCCACCGCCGGGCTGCACCGGGCAGGGCGGCGATGACCAGGTCAGTCGGCCCCGGGTTGGTCGGACGGTGGCGTCCACGGGTCGACGGGGACTTCGTACACCAGGCGGTAGCGGTCGCCGGGGAAGGCGATGTCGGCGGTTTCGATGGCGGTCCGCCCGGCGTGGTAGGTGCGTTCGACGGCGATCACCCACCGGCCGCCGCGTCGGTCCAGGCCGAGGGCGTCGACCTCCTCGGGCAGCGCCGGGCGGGTGGTGACCTCCTCGGTAAACCGGTCGATCGCCACGCCGATGAAGTCCATCCGGGCGACGACCCCGACGACCGGCCCCCGCTCGGGATACTCCACGCGCGTGCCGCCGGTGAGGGCCAACGGCTCGTACGAGTCGGCGAGCTGGATCGGGGCGTCGTCGGCCAGGTAGCGGTAGCGGGTGTGCATCACCGGGTCGCCGGGCGGGATGCCCAGCCGGGCCGCCACCTGCGGCGGGGCCGGGATCTTCCGGCTCTCCGCCTCCCAGCTCGGCCGCTTCCCGGCGGCTTCGCTGTCCCGCGCGAACGGCGACGTGCTGCCGACCCGGTCACGCATGCCCCGGGAGTGCGCCCGCCGGATCAGCCGGGGCGGTTCCTCGTCGGTCATCGAATGTCCCTCCAGGGTGGCGCGTCCGCTCGCGTCCCGTCCGAGGATGGCCCGCGCCGAGCCGGGCGCGTCCTCGTCAATCGTCGTTCCGCCGCCCGTACCCATGATGGGTGGCCTGGTCAGAAGGTGGGTGTGTTCGTGGTTTCCGAGGTGGTCGTGTCGATCGTGTTCGGAGGGCTGGTGCCGGGGTTTCTGCTCGGGCTGCTGGCGTTCCGGGTCAAATCCCGGTGGTGTCCGCGCTGCGGCCAGTCCACCGAAAGCCTGCGCCGGGGGGTCGGCCGGTGAGCGTCCCGCCGCCCCGCGACAACCACCGTGAGCTGCCCATCGGCCGGCGGATCGCCCAGCTCCGCGCCCGCCGGGGCATGAACCAGCAGGTCTTCGCCGACCGCATCGGCCGCTCGAAGAGCTGGGTCGACAAGGTCGAACGCGGTGTCCGCCGCCTCGACCGCCTGCCGATGATCGAGGCCGTGGCCGCCGCGCTCGGCGTGACCCCGGCCGTGCTGCTCGGCCGCAACACCCGCCGCGCCCCGGCCGCCGGAGGCACGGCCGCCGCCGTCGAAGCCGTCCGGGAAGCCCTCGCCGACCATGACGCCCCCGCCGGCCGGGACTGGCCGCCGAGCGTCACCGAGCTGGACCGGCAGCTCCGGTACGCCGAGACCACCTACCGGCACGCCCACCACCAGCAGACCCTTCGCGTCCTGCCCGGCTTGCTCACCGCCACCCGCCACGCCCACCACACCGCGCAGATTCTCACCGGCCCGCTCCTGGCGCGGGTGCACCGGCTCACCGCGCTGACCATGGTCAAGCTCGGTGACCCGCACCTGGCCTGGCTCGCCGCCGACCGGGCGATGACCGCCGCTGCCGGCGACCCCCGCCGGGCCGGGTACGCCGCCGTCGCGCTCGCCCAGGCGTTACGCGCCATCGACCGGCCCCGGCTCGCGCTGCTCGCCGCCACCACCGCCGTACGCCCGCTCGACCTGGCCCCGTACCGCGAGCTGCCGGCCGACGGCCTGGCCCTGGCCGGGACGCTGCTCACCGAAGCCGCCATCGCCGCCGCCACCTGCGGCGACACCACCACCTGCGCGGAGTACGCCGACCGCGCGCACCACCTCGCCGTCACCCACGATGCCCGGGGCCACCACGACGACGACGGTTTCGCGCCCGTCACGGTGGACCTGGCCCGCGCGCTGGCCGCCGCCCGCCTCGGCGACCACGCCACCGCCGTCGCCCTGCACCACCGCGCCACCCGGGACGCCGGCTGGCCCCGGCTGCCCGCCGAACATCGGGCCGCCCACCTGATCGACATGGCCCGCGTCCACCTCGACACCGGCGACCATCATGCCGCCGGCCGGGCGCTGCTCGCCGCCGACCAGACCGCCCCCGCCGAGGTACGCCTCCGGCCCGCCGCCCACACCCTGCTCACCACCCTCGTCCGCGCCGGCCGCACCCCCGCCGACCTGACCCGCCTCGCCGCCACCATCGGCCTGACCCGGCCACCCCGGCAATGACGGTCCTGGTCGGCGGCGACGAGACGTTGGACGTGGCCGTCACACTCGCCGACATGCGGGGGCGGGGAGCGCTGGTGACTGTCCCTGGCCTGCGCGATCCTGCGGCGTGTCGCGGGGTCGTCACGCAGCGCTCAGGTATTCCGACGGTATACTGCGTCGCGTGGATACGACGATCAAGGTGGACGCCGCGACCCGGGACCGGCTCAGCCTGGTGGCCCGGGAACGGGGGATCACCATGCGCGAGCTGGTGGCTCGGCTCGCCTCGGAGACGCTGACCCGTGACGAGCTGCGACACCGTGGTGACCAGGCCGAAGAGTACGTGCGAACCAGGATCGCCCCCGACCTCAGTCACCAGGATCTCGCCGACGCCGAAAGTGTCTGGCGGGCCGTCGAGGCAGGGGAGGCCCCCGAGGGCCTGCCGCATCCCGACCGCCGTCCGAGAGCGGCATGAGCCCTGGTCTGCCAGCCGGTGTCGTGTTCGACCACAGCGCACTGCTGACCCTCGGCGTCGGGCATCCGGTGCTCTCCGCCCTGGTGGTGCAGGCCCATCGGGAGTCCGGTCGGCACGTCTTCGTGCCCGCTGTCTGCCTGGCAGCGGCCTCCTCGATGCGACCCGCGCTCGGGGAACATGTCGGCAGGTTGCCCGCCCTTGAGGTCGTGGAGCTGGGCTACGCGGGTGCCCTGTCGGTCGGTCGCCTGGTCGAGCAGGGCGTGGACTGGCAACTTGCCCACGCGGTGACCGTCGCCCGTCCCGACCCGGAGTGGCCCGCCGGGCGACCGGTGGTGACCGAGTCACCCAAGGCGTACGCCGGGCTGGGAGTGGTTACCATCCACATTCCTCCTTACCTGCGCTGAGATACCGCCATGGTCAAGCTTGGTGAACCGCACCTGGCCTGGCTCGTTGCCGACCAGACCGCCCCCGCCGCCACCATCGGCCTGACCCGCCCGCCCCGGGACTGACAGGCGGCCACCGGTACCGCCGGCCGTCCCACGCCCACCAGCTCAGCAGGCTGGCGACCTCCCATGATTCGTTCGTGCGCCGTTTCCGGGGCAACGTCCGGGTCGGTGGACCGATACCGTGGCCCGGTGAACGGGGTTCGGTTGCCGGCGCGTGGACCGTTGGTCAGGGCGGGGCGGCTGGCGGGTGAAGCGGGCGTACGTCGCCGTTTCGGGTTGCTGCGGTTGACCTGCGTGGCGGTGGCGGCGTGTCTGGTGGCCGGCGGTTGCTCGGCCTACCGCGAAGGCGACGCGCTCGCGCGGGACATGGTCGTGACCGCAGCGGCGCAGCTCGGGAAGGACCTCGGTCACCGCAACCGGGTGCGCACGGCGGAGCATGTCGCCGCCACCGAGATCCTCACGGACCCGGACGGGCTCGACTCGACAGTCCGGCGGGAGCCGTTGGCGTGGTCGGGTCGGACGGCCGGTGACGAGCAGGCCACCATCGACGTCCGGTTCGTCGTCACGGTGGACGAGCAGCCGCCGGTTTCCATCGGCGGTCGCGGTCACTCGGCTGGCCAGGCCGCGCGCTGTTACCGCTACGTGCTCGAACTCTATCGCTACACCTCGCACCAGGAGATCGACTGCCCGTCGCTGGTGGTTGCCCGGACGCCCACCGCCTCGCCGATCCCACGTGTGCCGGACGACGGGCGCGAACGGCTCGCCGCCGTGTTGCGCGCCGCCACGCCCGGGACGCTCGCCTGGGCGGTGCGGGCCGCGTTTCCCGAGCGGCACGTCACCGTCGACACGGTCGTCCACGAGGGCGCCCTCGTCGCGGCGGTGGGCGTGCCCGCCGAGCGGGACTGCCTCCTCATGGTCCGCACGCCCGGCGGCGCCATCGAGTCGCCCGGGTACGACCCGATCTGGCTGGAGCCGGGCGAGACGGGCTGCAAGACCGGGCTGTACGTCTCACCGCCGCGTTGAGCGCACGCCGGTCGTGAGCGCCATGCCCTACCAGGTCACACCGCCCGTGGCGGCTGCCGTACCACTGTCCGAAGGGGGTCGGGATGGGCTTCGGGATTCCCCGCGATGCCGCACCTGCGGGTGACCCACCGGAACCCGCTGGCCGTACGGACCGGCGACGCCGACGCGTGCGGCGACTGGTCGTCCTCGTGGGCGTCGCGCTGCTGCTCGTCAGCGCGCCGTGGATCTGGACGACGACCGCCGCGTACGGCCACCGCCACGACGCGGGCGGCGCGCCGACCGCGGAGGTCGTCATCGTCCTGGGTACCGCCGTGGCGGCGGACGGTCGCGAGCCGGGCGACCGCCTCGCGGGTCGACTGCGGACCGCCGCCGCGCTGGTGCACAGCGGGCGGGCGCGGGTGATCCTCGTCTCGGGGGACGGCGGCGGCGCCTCCGGCGACGAGCCCGCCGCGATGACCTCGTATCTGACCGGGCGGCTCGGAATCGATCCGCGCCGCGTCGTCGCCGATCCGTTCGGCTTGGACACCTACGACAGTTGTGCCCGGGCCCACCAGGTGTACGGCGTCGAACGGGCGCTGATCGTGACCCAGTCCTACCACCTGTCCCGGGCGGTGGCCCTGTGCCGACATCTTGGCGTGGCGGTCGACGGCGTCGCGGCCGACTGCGCTGAATGCTCTGCCGCGCTACTCGCCCGGAAGGCGGTCCGCGACTACTTCGCCAGCGGAAAGGCTGCCTGGGACGCGGTGCGACGGCGGCCACCGGCGGTCAGCTCAGCCAGGAGCCCGGCGGTGGACGACGCGCTCCGCGGCTGACTCCCGGTCGGTTCCCGCAGCCTGCTGCGCGAACTCCGGCAGCGACACGCGGATCCGTGCCTATCCGGCGGTGGTGCCTTCTCGCTCAGGCTCGACGTCGTAGGTGGTCCGCCAGTGCCATCGCGGACTGTCCGGCTCGTCGCAGGGACATTCGCCGTTGAAGAACGCCTCGATCCGGATGCCGGGGAACATCCCGCGCAGGACGATCTTCGCAGCTCCCTTCGGCTTGATCGTGCCTCTGGTCGCGAATCGCGCGCTGGGGGAGGGATGGTCGTTGCGGATCTCGTAGTCGTACGGTTGGCTGCCCTCGTTCCTCAGGACGACGGACAACTCGGGCGCCCTGCCGAGGCGTAGCTCGACCTGACGCAGCGTGAGGTCCTTGAGAGCGCCCGCGTTGTGCTGCCGGCGGGCTTCCATCCTTCTCGTCGCGTGCGCTTCGGCGGCGGACGTCTCCGCCGCCGCCTTCGCCTCAGCGGCGATGCTCGCCTGCCTCTCGGCCGCGTCGGCGGAGCGGCGCGCCTCCTCCTTGGCCGCCGCGGCGATGTGGGCCTGTCTGTGGCCGTAGAAGATCGAGACGACCACAGCGGCGACGGACACGAGGAGAGCGAGCACGGCGACGATGACGGCGGCCCGGTCGGCGTTGATCCAGTTCACGCGACTCTCCGGCTTCGACGGGTGGGTCAGTATACGAAGGGTGTCCGCGCGTCGTCGGCGTCGGCGAGGATCGCCTGGAGGCGGTCGCGGCGTGGCGTGCCGCGGGCGGCAGGTCCCACACCGGGGCGTGCTCGGCGTCGGGCAGGCCGATCGACAGCACACCGAAGTCGATGACGGCGTGCAGCCTGCCCGTCGCGTACCGGAGGGTTCGTGGCGAGCCTGCCTTGTCGGCGGTGCGGGGGCGCCGTACCGGCAGGTCGGAGGGCGTCCGGCGGTCAGCCGCCACGGGCGGCGCCGATCACCAGGAAGGTGTTGTCGGGCCACGGGTAGGAGTCGGCGTCGCCGGGCGCGGCCGGCCTGAGGAAGACGATCCGGACCCGGCGGGGCCACCAGCGGGTCGGCTCCGACCAGGAGCAGCGGACCCGCCGGTCGCCGGTGTCGGCGCAGTCCCCGACCTGTCTCCAGCCGTCGAGCTGACCGGCCACCCCGGACCGGACCTGATCCCACGTGGCGGCGGCCGGCAGGGCGTACGTCCGCACCTCCGCGCCGCCGCGCCCGGTGCGCAGGTCGGTGGAGACCTCGGCGGCCCCGTTGTCGACGACGGTCTCGTACGAGCCCTCGGGCAGCGTCGTCGACGAACCCGGCGGCGGCGCGACGGGGACCGGCTCGCCGGCCGTGTGCCAGCGCGCCCCGGCCACCGCCGCCGCGCCCAGCACCATAACCGCGCCGACGCCGGCAAGAAGAACTCGCACAGGCGGGAGTCTATGAACGTACGGCCAGCCGGGCGTCACGGGCCCGGCGGCCGACGCGGTCAACGGGGCGGCAGCAGCCCGCGTCCGGCCATGAAGGCGCGCAGCGTCTCGGCGTCCTCGGCGGACATCAGGGCGCGGGGGATCACCGTCGCCGGCGTGCCGCGGACGTACACGATCCAGAATTCGTGGGTGTCGCGTACCTGGTCGACGCCGTCCCAGGCGATACCGCCGGACTCCACGCCGCTGCGCATCATGATGTTGTCGTCGGTGATCTCGTAGGAGCCGTCGACCGCGTAGCGGCCGGAGCGCCGCCGGGCCCGCCACCGCGCCCACGGCGCGTACAGCATGGCCAGCACGCCACCGACGAGCATCGGGATCCACAGCGGCGTGAGCCGCTCACCCCACCCGAGGCCCCACGCGGCCACGAGCCCGGCCGCGCCGGCCGCCGCCAGCAGCGCGCCGACCTGGCCGTACCGGCGCAGTCGGACCGCGCTGAGCGCGGCGGCCACCCGGCCCGGATAGTCAGGATCAGCCGGTACGTCGAATCGGATGTGCACGTCAGCACGATAGTGCCCACCCCCGCCCCGGGCAGGAGGGGACGAACGGACACGCCCTCTCCTGGGCGGCGCCGGCCACCGGCCGTCGCCACGGGGCCTCGCCTCCGGTCGACCACCGCCCGGATGCCAGACTGTCCGGATGAGACCGCTCAGCCTGATCGAGCTGGACCCCGGAAAGTTCTCCCTGCTGCTGCAGGCGGGCAGCACACCGGTCGAGGCCGTGATCGTGGAGCTCGGTCACGAGCCCCACGGGTACTTCTGGGAAGGGGTCGCCCAGGTGCTGGTCAGCACCGAGGCGCCCGGGCTCGCGGGCCGGTTCTCCTACGACCCGGAAGCCGGCATGTTCTGCGCGTACGGCACCGACCGGGAGGCCCTGGAAGAGCTCGGCGCCCTGATGACCGCGGTCGCCACGGACGCCGAACGGCTCCGGCGGCTCGTCGTCACCGCCGAGGCGGACGGCTTCGAGTTCGACGACTGACCGTCGCCCCCGTCCGCCCCGGTCGGTAGTCACGTAGCCCCCGCGCGGCCCCCCGCCCCCGTCGCTGTGCCCCGTCGACCGCTGTGCCTGGGCGGTAATTTTCTGTACCGGTCAAGGGAAAGCTCTTGACCGGTACAGAACGACGGTTTACTGTAGCGGTACAGAAAAAACGCCGGGAGTGTTGGGAGAAGAGTCATGGAAATGCCCGCCGCCTTCGTCACCGCCATCAACGACGTCGACTTCGAGTTCAACAGCGCCCGCCCCAACGCCCCGGTCGTCCCGCACGTGGAGAAGCCGCAGCGCGGCCGGGTCGTCCGCGAGGCGCTCGCCCGGGGCCTGTCCCGCGCGGCCGTGAAGGTCCGGCCGTCCCGGGCCGCCGTGTGACAGCCTGCCGGGCAGCAATCGACAAATATCGACAACAACCGGCGCCGCCGTCGCTCCCCCGACCGGCCCGCGCCGCACAAACCGACCCGTCCGCCGTCGGCGACCATTCCCCGGTCGCCGACGGCGGACGCAGTTCCAGCGACTGGTGGTGACGTGACGCCACGAGTCAGCATGCCGGCGATCGCTGATCGCGCAGTACCTCTCCCGCCGCAGGCTCCTGCTTGTCCGCCTCGACCAGGATCCGGTCGACGGCATCCCGGCGGTCGACGTGGACGACCGGTCCGGCGCCCGCCCGCCGCCACGACCGTCCGCGATGCCGGCCCGCCACCGGCCCGGCCCGTTACGGGTTCGGCGCGCCACGGGGTCGGCCAGCTACGGGCTGGT
The sequence above is a segment of the Micromonospora sp. WMMD882 genome. Coding sequences within it:
- a CDS encoding DUF397 domain-containing protein, encoding MERNIWRTSTRSGNNGQCVEVRDRGTHVDVRDSKAPASGMLSFSPVAWAIFTETLQTNNPASDRPFAAL
- a CDS encoding helix-turn-helix transcriptional regulator, whose translation is MSRFLPATPRSRRLGRELRKLREAKGLTGDETAKIIRCSTSRISRIESGEIRLRVGDVMELLVAYGLRIDEEPATALLEQARDLREDGWWQRIGGKYATYIAYENEAVELKNFEPMLVPGLLQTERYAREVNIIGRETDQESIEQRVSARMTRQEALHRQPNPLRLHAILSEASLRNEVGGPEVLREQLEHLVTVSRLPNITIQVLRFEAGAHLAITSGFALLTFEQDEPPLGYVETLAGELFLESSRDLARVTAAYDNLRMLARSPAESLKFIKELIKHGA
- a CDS encoding UTRA domain-containing protein, whose protein sequence is MTDEEPPRLIRRAHSRGMRDRVGSTSPFARDSEAAGKRPSWEAESRKIPAPPQVAARLGIPPGDPVMHTRYRYLADDAPIQLADSYEPLALTGGTRVEYPERGPVVGVVARMDFIGVAIDRFTEEVTTRPALPEEVDALGLDRRGGRWVIAVERTYHAGRTAIETADIAFPGDRYRLVYEVPVDPWTPPSDQPGAD
- a CDS encoding helix-turn-helix domain-containing protein, with the protein product MSVPPPRDNHRELPIGRRIAQLRARRGMNQQVFADRIGRSKSWVDKVERGVRRLDRLPMIEAVAAALGVTPAVLLGRNTRRAPAAGGTAAAVEAVREALADHDAPAGRDWPPSVTELDRQLRYAETTYRHAHHQQTLRVLPGLLTATRHAHHTAQILTGPLLARVHRLTALTMVKLGDPHLAWLAADRAMTAAAGDPRRAGYAAVALAQALRAIDRPRLALLAATTAVRPLDLAPYRELPADGLALAGTLLTEAAIAAATCGDTTTCAEYADRAHHLAVTHDARGHHDDDGFAPVTVDLARALAAARLGDHATAVALHHRATRDAGWPRLPAEHRAAHLIDMARVHLDTGDHHAAGRALLAADQTAPAEVRLRPAAHTLLTTLVRAGRTPADLTRLAATIGLTRPPRQ
- a CDS encoding ElyC/SanA/YdcF family protein — encoded protein: MRRLVVLVGVALLLVSAPWIWTTTAAYGHRHDAGGAPTAEVVIVLGTAVAADGREPGDRLAGRLRTAAALVHSGRARVILVSGDGGGASGDEPAAMTSYLTGRLGIDPRRVVADPFGLDTYDSCARAHQVYGVERALIVTQSYHLSRAVALCRHLGVAVDGVAADCAECSAALLARKAVRDYFASGKAAWDAVRRRPPAVSSARSPAVDDALRG
- a CDS encoding YcxB family protein, whose translation is MHIRFDVPADPDYPGRVAAALSAVRLRRYGQVGALLAAAGAAGLVAAWGLGWGERLTPLWIPMLVGGVLAMLYAPWARWRARRRSGRYAVDGSYEITDDNIMMRSGVESGGIAWDGVDQVRDTHEFWIVYVRGTPATVIPRALMSAEDAETLRAFMAGRGLLPPR
- a CDS encoding immunity 51 family protein, with product MRPLSLIELDPGKFSLLLQAGSTPVEAVIVELGHEPHGYFWEGVAQVLVSTEAPGLAGRFSYDPEAGMFCAYGTDREALEELGALMTAVATDAERLRRLVVTAEADGFEFDD